One window of Trichoderma breve strain T069 chromosome 3, whole genome shotgun sequence genomic DNA carries:
- a CDS encoding cutinase domain-containing protein has product MPSVKSTITFLLSQALLATASPVELEKRQCPGIHVFGARETTAPPGYGSSAEAINYPACGGQSQCGGISYANSVVAGINAVVQAVNNYHNQCPNTKLVLVGYSQGGQIMDDALCGGGDPGNGYPNTAVPLSAGAVSAIRAAIFMGDPRYVRGLAYNVGSCQAQGFAARPSGFVCPSGSKVKSYCDASDPYCCNGNNANTHQGYGQEYGQQALSFVNSKLA; this is encoded by the exons ATGCCATCAGTCAAAAGCACCATTACTTTCTTGTTGAGCCAGGCTCTTCTCGCCACGGCCAGCCCAGTAGAGTTGGAGAAGCGTCAATGCCCCGGAATCCACGTTTTCGGCGCCCGTGAAACCACAGCACCACCAGGATATGGCTCTTCTG CTGAGGCCATCAACTACCCAGCTTGCGGTGGTCAGAGCCAATGCGGTGGTATTAGCTATGCTAACTCTGTGGTGGCTGGCATCAATGCTGTTGTCCAGGCAGTGAACAACTATCACAACCAATGCCCCAACACAAAGCTTGTGTTAGTTGGATACTCGCAG GGTGGCCAAATCATGGATGACGCGCTATGTGGAGGAGGTGACCCTGGAAATGGCTACCCAAACACTGCTGTCCCTCTCTCTGCGGGAGCAGTCAGTGCTATCCGGGCCGCAATCTTCATGGGAGACCCTCGCTATGTCCGTGGACTGGCGTACAATGTTGGATCTTGCCAAGCCCAGGGT TTTGCTGCCCGCCCTTCTGGCTTTGTCTGCCCCAGTGGATCAAAGGTCAAGTCGTACTGCGATGCTTCAGACCCCTACTGCTGCAATGGAAACAATGCAAACACTCACCAAGGTTATGGTCAAGAGTACGGGCAGCAGGCTCTCTCCTTTGTCAACAGCAAACTCGCTTAA
- a CDS encoding zinc finger protein domain-containing protein, with protein sequence MELEIEELTVTLGSTQLERIGQGHCGTVWAVRCSDCAGHHHMAMKREDGAPGRSITLEYQMHQKILKASLSSRFTSFAIPGSFGYLASQDSATWSGILPRLPENYTGCNAIISEKIMPVSTSIRRLLVQNLRPDVNVEEVITSQSNEHCLIRPYLGRRRYRRSEAEAVTGQPRQRLRAFSLRNFPLHLDQMEQLGIDARDYAIGMADALALLHWIAKVDGNDVEFVLAQPRNQSDTASTQGQLDERRSNNSSILGPHELWILDFDFCRDLTLDEKGIEQACKAFWRNDPFYPRPGSSNTENQRLWTIFEERFMVSSAEVLRSEPGQIKQLPKLLIERIKQAKATMAIGSN encoded by the coding sequence ATGGAATTGGAAATTGAAGAACTCACTGTCACACTGGGATCGACTCAATTAGAAAGAATCGGCCAAGGCCACTGCGGGACTGTGTGGGCAGTTCGTTGTTCGGATTGTGCTGGGCATCATcacatggccatgaagcgTGAGGATGGCGCCCCTGGGAGATCAATCACTCTCGAATACCAAATGCATcaaaaaatactaaaagCTTCCCTATCATCTCGATTTACCTCTTTCGCCATACCTGGATCCTTTGGATACTTGGCTTCTCAGGACAGCGCGACTTGGTCCGGCATTCTTCCAAGGCTGCCTGAGAACTACACAGGATGCAACGCCATTATTAGCGAGAAGATTATGCCAGTTTCAACTTCCATTAGGAGGCTTCTTGTGCAAAATCTTCGACCTGATGTCAACGTGGAAGAGGTCATAACCAGCCAGAGCAACGAGCATTGTCTCATTCGACCGTATCTTGGTCGCCGAAGATACCGTCGCAGTGAGGCCGAGGCAGTTACGGGACAGCCAAGACAACGATTACGAGCATTTAGTCTGCGAAATTTCCCATTACATTTGGACCAGATGGAACAACTTGGGATTGATGCACGAGATTATGCAATAGGAATGGCAGATGCTCTTGCTCTCCTGCACTGGATTGCCAAGGTAGACGGCAATGATGTCGAATTTGTGCTCGCACAGCCTCGAAACCAATCCGATACTGCCTCAACTCAGGGTCAGCTCGATGAGCGACGCTCGAATAATAGCAGCATACTAGGTCCTCATGAATTGTGGATATTGGATTTTGACTTCTGCAGAGATTTGACCCTCGATGAAAAAGGCATTGAGCAAGCCTGTAAGGCGTTTTGGCGCAACGATCCATTTTATCCGCGACCTGGTAGTTCGAATACAGAGAACCAGAGGCTTTGGACAATATTTGAAGAGCGATTCATGGTCTCAAGCGCTGAGGTGTTGAGATCCGAGCCGGGCCAGATTAAACAGCTCCCCAAACTTCTTATAGAGAGGATCAAACAGGCAAAAGCAACTATGGCGATTGGTAGCAATTAG
- a CDS encoding heterokaryon incompatibility protein (HET) domain-containing protein: MNDSIDNNLNRKSGFRHPTIQSATETRLLQISRNPTDQSWQYDLVVVSLEDLSSTSYRALSYTWGKATSADDLRSIRVGNQEFFVRQNLFDFLASATAKEECGLFFVDAVCINQLDYDERQAQVQAMALVYSRATCVISWLGTLPQEYDEGCRALSQASEVSCARWSEREWKALKYLSYAPYWTRVWVVQEVLLASHLTIWCGPFTFSPTLLGRTPQVREAVYTKFSADGRPSVSRSDTSRLRCPSEAILAHRMRLVPRMKKDTAPEGCAIGTLEDMVSDLQKPSMSFEPYQSRVSDELHSIMRKFGRLQCTDIRDRLYGFIGLLDERSRQKLNPDYNRSVEYAFYQALKFGLSELCPGYGVSARGLGDSWISYFCEVRDAFNMGDEISVRIFRQVYRELDFKTRMEDVLFQEQWDINYGWRGADAVHYRAFTHMIIDDELDDDAFSDADRPLLLRFHNKQRHLLEKM; the protein is encoded by the coding sequence ATGAACGACAGCATCGACAATAACTTAAATCGCAAGTCAGGATTTCGACATCCCACTATCCAAAGTGCAACAGAAACTCGACTACTGCAGATATCACGAAACCCTACGGATCAAAGTTGGCAATACGATTTAGTTGTGGTATCGCTGGAAGACTTGTCTTCTACCTCTTATAGAGCTCTATCTTATACATGGGGTAAGGCGACTTCAGCAGATGACCTCCGATCAATACGAGTCGGCAATCAGGAGTTCTTTGTGCGACAGAACCTCTTCGACTTTCTTGCTtcagcaacagccaaggAAGAATGTGGACTTTTCTTCGTCGACGCCGTGTGCATAAATCAGCTCGATTATGACGAGCGGCAAGCGCAAGTTCAAGCAATGGCTTTGGTCTACAGCCGCGCAACATGCGTCATTTCCTGGCTTGGAACATTGCCACAGGAGTATGACGAGGGCTGTCGAGCTCTGAGCCAAGCATCAGAAGTGTCTTGTGCAAGGTGGTCAGAAAGAGAATGGAAAGCGCTCAAGTATCTCAGCTATGCGCCGTATTGGACACGTGTCTGGGTTGTACAGGAGGTTTTGCTGGCTTCTCACTTGACGATATGGTGCGGGCCTTTTACATTCTCACCCACGCTCCTGGGCAGGACACCACAGGTCAGAGAAGCTGTTTACACGAAATTTAGTGCAGACGGCAGGCCAAGTGTTTCGAGAAGCGATACAAGCCGACTACGCTGCCCATCAGAGGCCATTCTTGCGCACAGAATGAGACTTGTTCCCCGGATGAAGAAGGACACTGCTCCGGAAGGATGTGCTATTGGGACTCTGGAAGACATGGTGTCTGATCTTCAAAAGCCTTCAATGAGCTTTGAACCATATCAGTCTCGGGTTTCGGATGAGCTCCATAGCATCATGCGCAAATTCGGCCGCCTACAATGCACAGACATACGAGACCGGTTATACGGCTTCATCGGTCTACTTGATGAGAGGAGCCGCCAAAAGTTGAATCCAGATTACAACAGGAGTGTTGAGTATGCCTTTTATCAGGCGCTGAAATTTGGATTGTCGGAGCTATGCCCAGGCTATGGCGTCTCTGCTCGGGGACTTGGGGACTCCTGGATTTCGTATTTCTGCGAGGTACGAGACGCTTTCAATATGGGGGATGAAATCAGCGTACGGATATTCCGCCAAGTATATCGCGAACTCGATTTCAAGACACGAATGGAGGATGTCCTCTTTCAGGAACAGTGGGATATCAACTATGGCTGGAGAGGGGCGGATGCCGTTCACTATCGCGCCTTTACTCATATGATCATCGATGATGAACTGGACGATGACGCATTTTCGGATGCTGATAGACCGCTGTTGCTTAGGTTTCACAACAAACAACGGCATTTATTGGAGAAGATGTga